A stretch of the Planctomycetota bacterium genome encodes the following:
- a CDS encoding polyprenyl synthetase family protein, whose protein sequence is MAGVESAGDVGVAGHELAVEHIRRCARLVEGELDAIIDECFHAPMMRDAARYAALGGGKRLRPALAILSAEACGGRTEDALPAAAAVELIHAFSLVHDDLPCMDDDELRRGRPTLHVHAGEAAALLAGDAMLNAAYQALAMRVRDAGVARTLSAELAEASARMIDGQALDTLGCFPAGLDGDADRLGTIHAWKTGALLRAACRMGAITAGAPADHLEAITAYAEDLGLMFQIVDDLIDVEQSTEQAGKRTGKDADAGKLTFPGVLGTERSRQEVARLRAEAIEKLAPLGPRGAVLADLAAAMAERTR, encoded by the coding sequence ATGGCGGGCGTGGAATCGGCCGGAGACGTGGGGGTGGCTGGGCACGAGTTGGCGGTCGAGCACATCCGCCGCTGCGCGCGGCTCGTCGAGGGCGAGCTCGACGCCATCATCGACGAGTGCTTCCACGCGCCCATGATGCGCGACGCGGCGCGGTACGCCGCGCTCGGCGGCGGCAAGCGGCTGCGGCCGGCGCTGGCGATCCTCTCCGCCGAGGCCTGCGGCGGCCGCACCGAGGACGCCCTGCCCGCGGCGGCGGCGGTCGAGCTGATCCACGCCTTCAGCCTCGTGCATGACGACCTGCCCTGCATGGACGATGACGAGCTGCGCAGGGGCCGCCCGACGCTGCACGTGCATGCCGGCGAGGCGGCGGCCCTGCTCGCGGGCGACGCCATGCTCAATGCGGCCTACCAGGCGCTCGCGATGCGGGTGCGGGACGCCGGCGTCGCCCGCACGCTCTCGGCCGAGCTGGCCGAGGCATCGGCCCGCATGATCGACGGCCAGGCGCTGGACACCCTCGGCTGCTTCCCAGCCGGCCTCGACGGCGACGCCGACCGGCTGGGCACCATCCATGCCTGGAAAACCGGGGCCCTGCTCCGCGCCGCCTGCCGCATGGGGGCGATCACCGCCGGGGCGCCCGCTGACCACCTCGAGGCGATCACCGCCTACGCCGAGGACCTGGGCCTCATGTTCCAGATCGTCGACGACCTGATCGACGTCGAGCAGTCCACCGAACAAGCCGGCAAGCGGACGGGTAAGGACGCCGACGCCGGCAAGCTGACCTTCCCCGGCGTCCTGGGCACCGAGCGGTCCAGGCAAGAAGTGGCCCGGCTGCGGGCGGAGGCCATCGAGAAGCTCGCCCCCCTGGGCCCGCGTGGCGCGGTCCTGGCCGACCTGGCGGCGGCGATGGCCGAGCGGACCCGATAA
- a CDS encoding MotA/TolQ/ExbB proton channel family protein, with protein sequence MEAALDALRRSFEIGGWVMLPLAALSAGALAIVVERALFWARLTGPATRKLVRELAARLREGGHERAIDATAERGDPYSRLARDLAGHGRRGGVGEVVAREAIEAQRGAIERFQGMLSIIITAAPMLGILGTVTGIITSFQAIGGLAGDGMGSEGGGATDPRLIAGGIAQALYTTAFGLGIAIATLFPYALFKGLADRALTRLELLGASAMEGFGPPKSS encoded by the coding sequence ATGGAAGCCGCCCTGGACGCCCTGCGACGCAGCTTCGAGATCGGCGGCTGGGTGATGCTGCCGCTGGCGGCCCTTAGCGCCGGGGCCCTGGCCATCGTCGTCGAGCGAGCCCTGTTCTGGGCGCGGCTGACCGGGCCGGCGACGCGGAAGCTCGTCCGCGAGCTGGCGGCCCGTCTCCGCGAGGGCGGCCACGAGCGGGCCATCGACGCGACGGCCGAGCGGGGGGATCCCTACTCGCGACTCGCACGCGACCTGGCGGGCCACGGCCGGCGGGGCGGCGTGGGCGAGGTCGTGGCCCGCGAGGCCATCGAGGCCCAGCGGGGCGCCATCGAGCGCTTCCAGGGCATGCTCTCGATCATCATCACGGCCGCCCCGATGCTGGGCATCCTGGGCACGGTCACCGGCATCATCACCAGCTTCCAGGCGATTGGTGGGCTGGCCGGCGATGGCATGGGGAGCGAGGGCGGCGGCGCGACCGATCCACGGCTCATCGCCGGCGGCATCGCCCAAGCGCTCTACACCACCGCCTTCGGACTGGGCATCGCCATCGCGACGCTCTTCCCCTATGCGCTGTTCAAGGGCCTCGCCGACCGGGCCCTGACGCGGCTGGAGTTGCTGGGCGCGTCGGCGATGGAGGGGTTCGGGCCGCCAAAGTCCAGCTAG
- a CDS encoding alpha/beta fold hydrolase, whose product MKHALLAMVTGILAVFAPAVAAQPASHEIRFQGDGLELRGTLLLPEMAGGDRVPAVLLLAGSGPTDRDGNQPPILNTNLLRQVAERLAADGIASLRYDKRACRVYASSFPPLDEMGPFFAMDRFVADARGALAWLRERPEIDASRVGVLGHSEGGVVALRVATEEPDSVAAAFLLATPGRPIAVLMREQFAAQLEASGVPDDSAGRALAKLDAAIAAAVAGEPFPENLPPAMRGLFNASTTVLTRDYAEIDPAALAAEVRCPVLILQGERDVQVLAEKDVDALATAVEAAGHGSFRVALLGDASHNFKRVESDRDPGVAGPVLPDALGEIAEAAQDWLVRGSADGEEAGGR is encoded by the coding sequence ATGAAGCACGCACTCCTCGCGATGGTCACCGGCATCCTTGCGGTGTTCGCTCCGGCCGTGGCCGCGCAACCCGCGAGCCACGAGATCCGCTTCCAGGGTGACGGCCTGGAGCTGCGAGGCACGCTGCTGCTGCCGGAGATGGCCGGCGGCGACCGGGTGCCGGCGGTGCTGCTGCTGGCGGGCTCGGGCCCGACCGACCGCGACGGCAACCAGCCGCCCATCCTGAACACGAACCTGCTCCGGCAGGTCGCCGAACGGCTCGCGGCGGATGGGATCGCCTCGCTCCGCTACGACAAGCGAGCCTGCCGGGTGTACGCAAGCTCGTTTCCGCCGCTCGACGAAATGGGTCCGTTCTTCGCCATGGACCGCTTCGTCGCGGACGCGCGGGGCGCACTCGCGTGGCTGCGGGAACGACCCGAGATCGACGCCAGCCGTGTGGGCGTGCTCGGGCACAGCGAGGGCGGCGTCGTGGCGCTCCGCGTGGCGACGGAGGAGCCGGATTCGGTCGCCGCGGCCTTCTTGCTAGCGACGCCCGGGCGGCCGATCGCGGTGCTGATGCGCGAGCAGTTCGCCGCCCAGCTCGAGGCGTCGGGCGTGCCCGACGACAGCGCCGGTCGTGCGCTCGCGAAGCTCGACGCCGCCATCGCCGCCGCCGTCGCGGGAGAGCCGTTCCCCGAGAACCTGCCGCCGGCGATGCGGGGCCTGTTCAATGCCTCCACGACGGTGCTGACCAGGGACTACGCCGAGATCGATCCCGCGGCGCTGGCGGCGGAGGTGCGCTGCCCCGTCCTGATCCTGCAGGGCGAACGCGACGTGCAGGTGCTGGCCGAGAAGGACGTGGATGCGCTGGCGACCGCCGTCGAGGCCGCCGGCCACGGCTCGTTCCGGGTCGCGCTGCTGGGCGATGCGAGCCACAACTTCAAGCGCGTCGAATCCGACCGCGATCCGGGCGTCGCCGGCCCGGTGCTGCCCGATGCGCTCGGCGAGATCGCCGAGGCTGCACAGGACTGGCTCGTGCGCGGCAGCGCGGACGGCGAAGAGGCGGGCGGCCGCTAG